From a single Brassica rapa cultivar Chiifu-401-42 chromosome A01, CAAS_Brap_v3.01, whole genome shotgun sequence genomic region:
- the LOC117127329 gene encoding uncharacterized protein LOC117127329: MVAFGARREKSSESSDSDVSTDSEDYQVMHNKWLNLKNENLRLQHDVVQSREQYEDLAEELAAVNENYEFLEKEVSKLREIAIDERERAMMLERDLAENRKQIRMLNSGSKELDKILSMGQPAKANWGLGY, from the coding sequence ATGGTTGCATTTGGTGCACGCAGGGAGAAATCCAGTGAATCCTCGGATTCAGATGTCAGTACAGACTCTGAGGATTATCAAGTGATGCACAACAAGTGGTTGAATCTCAAGAATGAGAATCTGAGGTTGCAACACGATGTGGTGCAGAGCCGTGAGCAGTATGAAGATCTTGCTGAAGAACTTGCTGCTGTAAATGAGAATTATGAGTTTCTGGAGAAGGAGGTTAGCAAACTGAGGGAGATTGCTATTGATGAACGTGAGAGAGCAATGATGCTGGAACGTGATTTGGCTGAGAATCGCAAACAGATCAGGATGCTCAACAGTGGATCCAAAGAGTTGGATAAAATACTCTCGATGggtcaaccagccaaggcgaaTTGGGGACTGGGATATTGA